The following proteins are co-located in the uncultured Draconibacterium sp. genome:
- a CDS encoding class II fructose-bisphosphate aldolase, which produces MQTDSKNSSNIMQLAWSNGIVIPGFNIPYLPMMEPVVKALVDTETFGLIMVARLEWVKFESGSIKAISEEYQKLKNENFTRLHLDHIPVIDEDNMQVDFVKDISEAIELGYNSVMVDGSRLSLEGNIVCTKEIVDLAHQANIPVEAELGAVMGHEEGPLPPYEELFASAKGFTSPDDAKRFVDETGVDWLSVAIGNIHGAISEARKEKKQEARLSIPHLDLINKTVNKPLVLHGGTGIRKEYLMESFKNGISKINIATAIRQPYERMIGKSLKAAQNAVYDEMLDIIQNQLEIAGTARRISDL; this is translated from the coding sequence ATGCAAACAGATAGTAAGAATAGCAGCAATATTATGCAATTGGCATGGTCAAACGGAATCGTTATTCCCGGTTTCAATATTCCGTATTTGCCAATGATGGAACCAGTTGTAAAAGCTTTGGTTGATACCGAAACTTTCGGATTAATAATGGTTGCCAGGTTGGAGTGGGTGAAATTTGAATCGGGGAGTATTAAAGCGATTTCTGAAGAATATCAAAAATTGAAAAATGAAAATTTCACACGCCTGCACTTAGACCATATTCCGGTAATAGATGAAGACAATATGCAGGTCGATTTTGTAAAAGACATTTCAGAGGCAATTGAACTTGGCTACAATTCAGTAATGGTTGATGGCTCGCGTTTATCGCTCGAAGGAAATATCGTGTGTACCAAAGAGATTGTTGACTTGGCTCATCAGGCAAATATTCCTGTTGAAGCAGAATTGGGAGCGGTTATGGGACATGAAGAGGGACCATTGCCTCCTTACGAAGAACTCTTTGCATCGGCCAAAGGATTTACTTCGCCAGATGATGCTAAAAGGTTTGTTGATGAAACAGGAGTTGACTGGCTGTCAGTAGCAATTGGTAATATTCATGGCGCAATTTCCGAAGCCAGAAAAGAGAAAAAGCAAGAAGCCCGTTTGTCAATTCCTCATTTAGATTTAATCAACAAAACCGTTAATAAGCCTTTGGTTTTGCATGGAGGTACCGGAATACGCAAAGAGTACCTGATGGAATCATTCAAAAACGGTATTTCAAAAATCAACATTGCAACAGCAATCCGGCAACCTTATGAGCGAATGATTGGCAAATCATTGAAAGCTGCACAGAATGCAGTTTACGACGAAATGCTCGATATCATTCAAAACCAATTGGAGATTGCCGGTACTGCCAGGCGCATTTCAGACTTATAG
- a CDS encoding AraC family transcriptional regulator codes for MHITYEKLVVDENSLFHFQEFKQKRYTSPFHIHDEFELILINRSHGKLYVGNQVTNFSDGDVFLFAPGIPHCFYNTKDYEKAGQLAHATVVQFKYDFLGADFFNKTEAYKLKELISLAESGILFTNPSGRIIKRINELGKTNNLQKLGHLLFILSEMANTKDYSLLSTGPIIHNISESKNINEVIQYVAENFQKEISLAKAAEIAHMQKAAFCRYFKRRTKKKFMEFVNETRIAHAQKLLTETDKNILEVAYECGYESSSYFYRTFKKYHNVSPVNYRKQIQNRYI; via the coding sequence ATGCACATTACCTATGAAAAATTAGTAGTTGATGAAAACAGTTTATTTCATTTTCAGGAGTTTAAACAGAAGCGTTACACTTCGCCATTTCACATACATGATGAGTTTGAATTGATTCTTATAAACAGAAGCCATGGAAAACTCTATGTTGGAAATCAGGTTACTAACTTTTCAGATGGGGATGTATTTCTGTTTGCTCCGGGAATTCCCCACTGCTTTTACAACACCAAGGATTATGAAAAGGCTGGACAATTGGCTCATGCCACTGTGGTACAGTTTAAATACGATTTTTTGGGAGCAGATTTTTTTAATAAAACCGAAGCCTACAAATTAAAAGAGTTAATCAGTTTAGCAGAATCCGGAATATTATTTACAAACCCTTCCGGGAGGATAATCAAGAGAATTAATGAATTGGGTAAAACAAACAACCTTCAAAAGTTAGGACACCTGTTGTTTATTTTAAGCGAAATGGCAAATACTAAAGATTATTCTCTGCTATCAACCGGGCCAATAATTCACAATATATCCGAATCAAAAAATATAAATGAGGTTATTCAATACGTTGCCGAGAATTTTCAAAAAGAAATAAGCCTGGCTAAAGCTGCTGAAATTGCCCATATGCAAAAAGCAGCGTTTTGCCGGTATTTCAAAAGAAGAACCAAAAAGAAATTCATGGAATTTGTAAATGAAACACGTATTGCCCACGCTCAAAAGCTACTGACAGAAACAGATAAAAACATACTTGAAGTTGCGTATGAGTGTGGTTATGAATCATCTTCGTATTTTTATCGCACATTCAAAAAATATCACAATGTTTCTCCAGTAAATTACAGAAAACAGATACAGAATAGATACATATAG
- a CDS encoding IS256 family transposase, whose protein sequence is MESEEFKAMRDKALEQLRNGQSLTGKDGVFAPLLKEFIESALDAEMSSHLDDFERISGNKRNGKKSKTLKTDSGEIEITTPQDRNSSFEPQLVKKRETVLADNLAPKIIGLYGLGMSFRDISNHIKEMYDVDISHSTLSEITERVIPQVKAWQSRPLESLYTIVWLDAMHYKVRDEGRVVSRAVYNVLAVNKEGRKELIGMYISESEGANFWLSVLTDLKSRGVEDILIASIDNLSGFSEAIASIFPKVEIQLCIVHQVRNSIKYVASKDQKVFMKDLKKVYQAVNKSQAETELINLEERWGNKYPVVIKSWNTNWDKLSAYFQYDEQIRRLIYTTNPVEGFHRQVRKVTKTKGAFPNDMALLKLIYLATENISKKWTQPLQNWGLTAQQLKIKFGDRMKLDL, encoded by the coding sequence ATGGAAAGTGAAGAATTTAAAGCAATGCGTGACAAAGCCCTTGAGCAGTTACGCAATGGACAATCCCTAACAGGAAAAGATGGTGTTTTTGCTCCCTTACTGAAAGAGTTTATTGAAAGTGCTCTTGATGCGGAGATGAGTTCCCATTTGGATGATTTTGAGCGAATATCAGGCAACAAACGTAATGGGAAGAAAAGTAAAACCCTGAAAACTGATTCGGGAGAAATTGAGATTACTACACCTCAAGACCGCAATAGCAGTTTTGAGCCACAACTTGTAAAAAAGCGAGAAACAGTACTGGCAGATAATCTTGCCCCTAAAATCATTGGATTATATGGTCTTGGGATGAGTTTTCGGGACATCTCGAATCACATCAAAGAGATGTACGATGTAGATATCTCGCATTCCACATTAAGCGAGATAACAGAGAGAGTTATTCCACAGGTTAAAGCGTGGCAAAGTCGCCCACTTGAATCGCTGTACACGATTGTCTGGCTTGATGCGATGCACTACAAGGTCAGAGATGAAGGCAGGGTGGTAAGCCGAGCTGTTTACAACGTATTAGCCGTTAACAAAGAAGGTCGAAAAGAACTAATCGGGATGTATATCTCAGAAAGTGAAGGGGCTAACTTCTGGCTTAGTGTACTGACTGACTTAAAATCCCGTGGAGTAGAAGATATTTTAATTGCCAGCATTGATAATCTGTCAGGATTTTCAGAAGCCATAGCAAGTATTTTTCCAAAGGTAGAAATCCAGTTATGCATCGTTCATCAGGTGCGGAACTCGATAAAGTACGTGGCATCGAAAGACCAAAAGGTTTTTATGAAAGACCTGAAAAAGGTATATCAAGCGGTCAATAAGAGCCAGGCAGAAACTGAACTTATCAACCTGGAAGAAAGATGGGGGAACAAATATCCTGTAGTCATCAAATCGTGGAATACCAACTGGGATAAATTATCGGCTTATTTTCAGTATGATGAGCAAATCCGTAGGCTCATTTACACGACCAATCCCGTAGAAGGTTTTCACCGTCAGGTACGAAAAGTTACCAAAACAAAAGGTGCTTTCCCAAACGATATGGCTTTGCTGAAATTGATTTATCTGGCAACCGAGAACATCTCTAAAAAATGGACACAGCCACTCCAGAACTGGGGACTTACAGCACAGCAATTGAAAATAAAATTTGGAGACAGGATGAAACTTGACCTCTGA
- a CDS encoding HAD family phosphatase: protein MIKNIIFDFGKVLVDFDQRYLYHSIFDDKSEMEYFLNNVCTHDWNSSMDLGKSCADAVKDLQAVYPKYSNEIQTFIDKWDVMLGDILKENVLVAEKLLKSGYKVYGLTNWSIETIHHFYRKCPLVNSFHGIVVSSEEGVIKPNAELYKILLERYNLKAEESVFIDDRIDNIETAGKLGFNTIHYQENTNLEELLNTLRVYT, encoded by the coding sequence ATGATAAAGAATATCATTTTTGATTTCGGAAAAGTTTTGGTCGATTTTGACCAGAGATACCTTTATCATTCGATTTTTGATGATAAATCTGAAATGGAATATTTTCTAAATAATGTTTGCACACACGATTGGAACAGTTCTATGGATTTAGGTAAGAGTTGCGCTGATGCTGTAAAAGACCTACAGGCTGTATACCCTAAATATTCAAACGAAATTCAAACCTTTATTGATAAGTGGGATGTCATGCTGGGTGACATTCTTAAAGAAAATGTTCTTGTTGCTGAAAAATTGCTTAAAAGCGGTTATAAAGTATATGGTTTAACAAACTGGTCTATCGAAACTATTCATCACTTCTATAGAAAATGTCCTTTGGTAAACAGTTTTCATGGAATTGTAGTTTCCAGTGAGGAAGGAGTTATTAAACCCAATGCTGAACTATATAAAATCCTATTAGAGAGATACAACCTTAAAGCCGAAGAGTCAGTATTTATTGATGATAGAATTGATAATATTGAGACAGCTGGGAAGTTAGGTTTTAATACAATTCATTATCAGGAAAATACTAATTTAGAAGAATTGTTGAATACATTAAGAGTTTATACTTGA